One Halobacterium zhouii genomic region harbors:
- a CDS encoding 2Fe-2S iron-sulfur cluster-binding protein has translation MTEYTVEFLGTGEEIEVSDTETILKACLREGIAQEYSCRVGMCLACSAKIEVGEVVQPAARALTDEEAEEYALTCMARPQSDLKLDRGKYPPSIEQDAASPDAATADDD, from the coding sequence ATGACCGAATACACAGTGGAGTTCCTCGGCACCGGCGAGGAGATCGAGGTCTCCGACACCGAGACCATCCTGAAGGCGTGTCTCCGGGAGGGCATCGCCCAGGAGTATTCCTGCCGCGTCGGTATGTGTCTCGCGTGCTCCGCGAAGATCGAGGTCGGCGAAGTGGTCCAGCCCGCTGCTCGCGCCCTCACTGACGAGGAGGCCGAGGAGTACGCCCTGACCTGCATGGCCCGCCCGCAGTCGGATCTGAAACTCGACCGCGGAAAGTACCCGCCGAGCATCGAACAGGACGCCGCCAGCCCCGACGCCGCGACCGCCGACGACGACTGA
- a CDS encoding DUF5797 family protein, whose protein sequence is MTLSEDARERLADVVELQPTKNKELQERWEMESGSDVHQFLESELRDYYYRDENSLVRATAEAAELVGEAPEDGEAPAVHMSENERRVFAVIAGPDERAESVVSVLHSVRSEFDADTEASDVRRALQTLKRKGIVEVVHRTVPTYKLAVAREDVNIEEDEQTD, encoded by the coding sequence ATGACCCTCTCGGAGGACGCCCGCGAGCGCCTGGCGGACGTCGTGGAACTCCAGCCGACGAAGAACAAGGAGCTACAGGAGCGCTGGGAGATGGAAAGCGGGAGCGACGTCCACCAGTTCCTCGAGTCCGAACTCCGGGACTACTACTACCGGGACGAGAACAGCCTCGTGCGTGCCACCGCGGAGGCCGCCGAACTCGTCGGTGAGGCGCCCGAGGACGGCGAGGCGCCCGCGGTCCACATGTCCGAGAACGAGCGTCGCGTGTTCGCGGTCATCGCCGGCCCCGACGAGCGCGCGGAGAGCGTCGTCTCCGTCCTCCACTCGGTCCGCAGCGAGTTCGACGCCGACACCGAGGCCAGCGATGTCCGGCGCGCGCTCCAGACGCTCAAGCGCAAGGGCATCGTCGAGGTCGTTCACCGGACCGTTCCGACGTACAAACTCGCCGTCGCGCGCGAGGACGTCAACATCGAGGAGGACGAGCAGACGGACTAG
- a CDS encoding bis(5'-nucleosyl)-tetraphosphatase, with product MTVEATSAGAILFRDTRDRREYLLLKSRPGDWEFPKGGVEGSEELQQTAIREVQEEAGIEDFRLVDGFRDEYEYVFEANGKRIHKTVHLFIAKSFEASAELSNEHSDLQWRDYDQAINTITQDGPRDILRDAHEFLKQEAKA from the coding sequence ATGACGGTCGAAGCGACCAGCGCCGGAGCGATCCTGTTCCGCGACACGCGGGACCGGCGTGAATACCTCCTCCTCAAGAGCCGGCCCGGGGACTGGGAGTTCCCGAAGGGTGGCGTGGAGGGGAGCGAAGAGCTCCAACAGACGGCGATTCGAGAGGTACAGGAGGAAGCCGGCATCGAGGATTTCCGCCTCGTTGATGGCTTCCGAGACGAGTACGAGTACGTGTTCGAGGCCAACGGCAAGCGGATCCACAAGACGGTCCACCTGTTCATCGCGAAGTCCTTCGAGGCGAGCGCTGAACTGTCGAACGAACACTCGGACCTGCAGTGGCGCGACTACGACCAGGCCATCAACACCATCACGCAGGACGGGCCCCGCGACATCCTCCGGGACGCCCACGAGTTCCTGAAACAGGAGGCCAAGGCCTGA
- a CDS encoding amidohydrolase, producing the protein MDAATRERLVALRRDLHRHPEPAWCEFYTTARVVEACERVGVDELHVGPDALATDDRMAVPDDDTLAEWRDRALDEGADESIVSRLEGGKTGAIAVLECGDGPTVGLRVDIDALHITESTDDDHHPASAGFRSEHEGYMHACGHDGHATIGVGVLEAVADSDFEGTLKVLFQPAEERVGGGQAMAESGHLDDVDYFYAVHLGLDHPTGEVVAGVGGFLAVSHMLAEFEGEPSHAGAHPEQGRNAVQAMATAVQNLYAIPRHDDGATRVNAGHVGGGSATNVIPEEAFVEGEVRGETTELMEYMKEKADRVLRSAAEMHECDVTISTEGEAPSAESDQALVDVFAEDAGSVEGVENVVERDALGGSEDATYLMRRVQQTGGLACFVCIGTDHPGGHHTSTFDVDETSLDVGIDSLSRAICSVAADRP; encoded by the coding sequence ATGGACGCAGCGACGCGCGAGCGCCTCGTCGCGCTCCGACGAGACCTGCACCGTCACCCCGAACCCGCGTGGTGCGAGTTCTACACGACCGCCCGCGTCGTCGAGGCGTGCGAGCGAGTCGGTGTCGACGAACTCCACGTCGGGCCGGACGCCCTCGCCACCGACGACCGGATGGCGGTCCCCGACGACGACACGCTCGCCGAGTGGCGGGACAGGGCCCTCGACGAGGGCGCAGACGAATCTATCGTCTCGCGACTCGAGGGTGGGAAGACCGGCGCCATCGCCGTGCTCGAGTGCGGCGACGGCCCGACAGTCGGGCTTCGAGTGGACATCGACGCGCTCCACATTACGGAGTCGACCGACGACGACCACCACCCCGCGAGTGCGGGGTTCCGTTCCGAACACGAGGGGTATATGCACGCCTGCGGGCACGACGGCCACGCCACCATCGGCGTGGGCGTCCTCGAAGCCGTCGCAGACAGCGACTTCGAGGGGACGCTGAAGGTACTCTTCCAGCCAGCCGAGGAGCGCGTCGGCGGCGGACAGGCGATGGCCGAGAGCGGGCATCTCGACGACGTGGACTACTTCTACGCCGTCCACCTCGGACTCGACCACCCGACCGGCGAAGTGGTCGCGGGCGTCGGCGGGTTCCTCGCGGTGAGCCACATGCTCGCGGAGTTCGAGGGCGAACCCTCGCACGCCGGTGCACACCCCGAGCAGGGCCGGAACGCGGTGCAGGCGATGGCCACCGCTGTCCAGAACCTGTACGCGATTCCGCGCCACGACGACGGCGCGACGCGCGTGAACGCGGGGCACGTAGGCGGCGGGTCCGCGACGAACGTCATCCCCGAGGAGGCGTTCGTCGAGGGCGAGGTGCGCGGCGAGACGACCGAACTGATGGAGTACATGAAGGAGAAGGCAGACCGCGTGCTTCGCTCGGCCGCGGAGATGCACGAGTGCGACGTGACCATCTCCACCGAGGGGGAGGCGCCGAGCGCCGAGAGCGACCAGGCGCTCGTCGACGTGTTCGCTGAGGACGCCGGGTCGGTCGAGGGCGTCGAGAACGTGGTCGAACGGGACGCCCTCGGCGGGAGCGAGGACGCGACGTACCTGATGCGGCGCGTTCAGCAGACCGGCGGCCTGGCGTGTTTCGTCTGCATCGGCACCGACCACCCCGGCGGCCACCACACGTCGACGTTCGACGTCGACGAGACCTCACTCGACGTCGGCATCGACTCGCTGTCGCGGGCGATCTGCTCGGTCGCGGCCGACCGCCCGTAG
- a CDS encoding DUF7513 family protein, with protein MSRLSAFFTGIGFRTNRPTFEPGEEVVAFVTGVEDGRAVVRVGDTKLYLEDPPENPVDLQVRLRIDEFDGNDHDGTATYLETVGQSSY; from the coding sequence ATGAGCCGCCTCTCCGCGTTCTTCACCGGCATCGGCTTCCGAACGAACAGGCCGACCTTCGAACCCGGCGAAGAGGTCGTCGCGTTCGTCACCGGCGTCGAGGACGGGCGAGCAGTCGTGCGCGTCGGCGACACGAAACTCTACCTCGAAGACCCGCCCGAGAACCCGGTCGACCTGCAGGTCCGACTGCGGATCGATGAGTTCGACGGAAACGACCACGACGGGACGGCGACCTACCTCGAAACCGTCGGACAGAGTTCCTACTGA
- a CDS encoding enoyl-CoA hydratase/isomerase family protein, with the protein MADTVRLDVEDDVATITIDRPDQLNALNVPTLESLGDALEEAEAADARALVLTGAGEKAFVAGADISHMAEMDPEEANEYAQLGHDVANAIEEFPAPAIAGINGYAFGGGMELALACDLRVASERAVLGQTEIDLGIVPGWGGTQRLPRLVGDETARRLIYFGERVDATDALEEGLVGEVVAHDELREHVSELADDLAAQPATALRAAKETINQSHETSLEAGLEFERRTWAGLFGSDDQREGMTAFLEDREPEFE; encoded by the coding sequence ATGGCGGACACCGTTCGTCTCGACGTCGAGGACGACGTGGCAACAATCACGATCGACCGGCCCGACCAGTTGAACGCGCTCAACGTGCCGACGCTCGAATCACTGGGCGACGCGCTCGAGGAAGCCGAGGCCGCCGACGCTCGCGCGCTCGTGCTGACCGGCGCGGGCGAGAAGGCGTTCGTCGCCGGTGCTGACATCTCCCACATGGCGGAGATGGACCCGGAGGAGGCAAACGAGTACGCGCAACTCGGACACGACGTGGCGAACGCCATCGAGGAGTTCCCGGCGCCCGCCATCGCGGGCATCAACGGGTACGCGTTCGGCGGCGGGATGGAACTCGCGCTCGCCTGCGACCTCCGGGTGGCCTCCGAGCGCGCGGTGCTAGGACAGACGGAGATCGATCTCGGCATCGTCCCGGGATGGGGTGGGACGCAACGACTGCCGCGCCTCGTCGGCGACGAGACGGCGCGTCGCCTCATCTACTTCGGGGAGCGGGTCGACGCAACCGACGCGCTCGAGGAAGGGCTCGTTGGTGAGGTCGTCGCGCACGACGAACTCCGGGAGCACGTCTCGGAGCTCGCGGACGACCTCGCCGCGCAACCGGCGACGGCGCTCCGCGCAGCGAAGGAAACCATCAATCAGAGCCACGAGACGTCTCTCGAGGCGGGCCTCGAGTTCGAGCGGCGGACGTGGGCGGGACTGTTCGGGAGCGACGACCAGCGCGAGGGAATGACCGCGTTCCTGGAGGACCGCGAACCCGAGTTCGAGTAA
- a CDS encoding geranylgeranyl reductase family protein, protein MTTHEYDVVVVGAGTSGCYTAATVAREGYDVAVVERKTEQEAGHIACGDALKGADAFPEAIPKSKLESAFTNTGVDHGRFEIPNEDTVLDIPVPGELAVVDRWEYGRCVIDGAVEAGADFHYNVVVQDVEQDRSGKVTGVRGKHRGDVVQFDADVVVDGAGSLSLLQDKVDFSGTTFDTNVSYSQFCSAYREIVEVEEEVEWDDALVFKPTERAAGYLWYFPRTSTEINAGLGFQMTEEPMNLVDDLKRDLRNRPEFQNATVTDKLGAALPTRRPYDSATAPGFIAVGDAAGHVNPTTGGGIAGAAYAGKYAGEQAIKAIETGDLSEEALWAYNERVMDHFGARYAGLDVYNILSTAVDVNDLMGLLASLPGEKLAEALYAGSADFSLRLKLATTLKSFGYWGQIWNFYKVKQQADRLLEHYEDYPSSPDGMDAWQSRRDDIMADVYDVTGADPKY, encoded by the coding sequence ATGACTACCCACGAGTACGACGTGGTCGTCGTCGGTGCGGGCACCTCGGGTTGCTACACCGCCGCGACGGTCGCACGCGAGGGCTACGACGTCGCAGTCGTCGAGCGGAAGACCGAACAGGAGGCGGGCCACATCGCCTGCGGCGACGCGCTGAAGGGCGCGGACGCGTTCCCGGAGGCCATCCCGAAGTCGAAACTCGAGTCCGCGTTCACGAACACGGGCGTCGACCACGGGCGCTTCGAAATCCCGAACGAGGACACCGTCCTCGACATCCCCGTGCCGGGCGAACTCGCGGTCGTCGACCGCTGGGAGTACGGGCGCTGTGTCATCGACGGCGCCGTGGAGGCGGGCGCGGACTTCCACTACAACGTCGTCGTACAGGACGTCGAACAGGACCGCTCCGGGAAGGTCACGGGCGTCCGCGGGAAACACCGCGGGGACGTCGTGCAGTTCGACGCCGACGTCGTGGTCGACGGCGCTGGCTCGCTCTCGCTGCTCCAGGACAAGGTCGACTTCTCGGGGACGACCTTCGACACGAACGTCTCGTACTCCCAGTTCTGCTCGGCGTACCGCGAGATCGTGGAGGTCGAGGAGGAGGTCGAGTGGGACGACGCGCTCGTGTTCAAGCCGACCGAGCGCGCCGCCGGCTACCTCTGGTACTTCCCGCGCACCAGCACGGAGATCAACGCCGGCCTCGGCTTCCAGATGACCGAGGAGCCGATGAACCTCGTCGACGACCTGAAACGCGACCTCCGGAACCGACCGGAGTTCCAGAACGCCACGGTCACCGACAAACTCGGCGCGGCGCTTCCGACGCGCCGCCCGTACGACTCGGCGACAGCGCCGGGGTTCATCGCGGTCGGTGACGCCGCGGGCCACGTCAATCCGACGACCGGTGGCGGCATCGCGGGCGCCGCGTACGCGGGCAAGTACGCCGGCGAGCAGGCCATCAAGGCCATCGAGACTGGCGACCTCTCGGAGGAGGCGCTCTGGGCGTACAACGAGCGCGTGATGGACCACTTCGGCGCGCGGTACGCCGGCCTCGACGTGTACAACATCCTCTCGACCGCCGTGGACGTGAACGACCTGATGGGTCTGCTCGCCTCGCTCCCCGGCGAGAAACTCGCGGAGGCGCTGTACGCCGGCAGCGCGGACTTCAGCCTCCGGCTCAAACTCGCCACCACGCTCAAGTCCTTCGGCTACTGGGGCCAGATCTGGAACTTCTACAAGGTGAAACAGCAGGCCGACCGCCTCCTGGAGCACTACGAGGACTACCCCTCGAGTCCCGACGGGATGGACGCCTGGCAGTCCCGCCGCGACGACATCATGGCGGACGTCTACGACGTCACGGGTGCCGACCCCAAGTACTGA
- a CDS encoding mandelate racemase/muconate lactonizing enzyme family protein — protein sequence MKNYDELHDPNAEYTMRELSGETMGVTTDRPAPRDLEITDVQTTMVDGNFPWTLVRVYTDAGVVGTGEAYWGAGVPELIERMRPFLVGENPLDIDRLFEHLVQKMSGEGSVEGVTVTAISGIEIALHDLAGKVLDVPAYQLLGGKYRDEVRVYCDCHTADEADPEACADEAERVVEELGYDALKFDLDVPSGLEKDRANRHLRPGEIRHKVDIVEAVTERVKDRADVAFDCHWTFSGGSAKRLAAELEEYDVWWLEDPVPPENLEVQEEVTKSTTTPIAVGENRYRVTEERRLIENQAVDIVAPDLPKVGGMRETRKIADVANQYYVPVAMHNVSSPVATMASAHVGAAIPNSLAVEYHSYELGWWSDLVEEDVIQNGAIEVPEKPGLGVTLDMDAVEKHMVDGEELFDEA from the coding sequence ATGAAGAACTACGACGAACTCCACGACCCGAACGCAGAGTACACGATGCGGGAACTCTCCGGCGAGACGATGGGCGTCACCACCGACCGGCCCGCGCCCCGCGACCTCGAGATCACCGACGTGCAGACGACGATGGTGGACGGGAACTTCCCGTGGACGCTCGTCCGCGTCTACACGGACGCCGGCGTCGTCGGCACCGGCGAGGCGTACTGGGGCGCCGGCGTTCCGGAGCTGATCGAGCGCATGCGGCCATTCCTCGTCGGCGAGAATCCCCTCGACATCGACCGTCTGTTCGAACACCTCGTCCAAAAGATGAGCGGCGAGGGAAGCGTCGAGGGCGTCACCGTCACCGCGATCTCCGGCATCGAGATCGCGCTCCACGACCTCGCCGGGAAGGTCCTGGACGTGCCGGCGTACCAGCTCCTCGGCGGGAAGTACCGCGACGAGGTGCGCGTCTACTGTGACTGCCACACCGCCGACGAAGCCGACCCGGAGGCGTGCGCGGACGAGGCCGAGCGCGTCGTCGAAGAACTCGGCTACGACGCGCTCAAGTTCGACCTCGACGTACCCTCTGGGCTGGAGAAAGACCGCGCGAACCGCCACCTCCGGCCGGGCGAGATACGCCACAAGGTCGACATCGTGGAGGCGGTCACGGAGCGCGTGAAGGACCGCGCAGACGTCGCCTTCGACTGCCACTGGACGTTCTCCGGCGGGAGCGCGAAGCGCCTCGCCGCCGAACTCGAGGAGTACGACGTCTGGTGGCTCGAGGACCCCGTACCCCCGGAGAATCTCGAGGTCCAGGAGGAGGTCACGAAGTCCACGACCACGCCCATCGCGGTGGGCGAGAACCGGTACCGGGTGACCGAGGAGCGCCGTCTCATCGAGAACCAGGCCGTTGACATCGTCGCACCCGACCTCCCGAAGGTCGGCGGGATGCGCGAAACCCGGAAGATAGCGGACGTGGCGAACCAGTACTACGTTCCGGTGGCGATGCACAACGTCTCCAGTCCGGTGGCTACCATGGCGAGCGCGCACGTCGGTGCCGCCATCCCGAACAGCCTCGCCGTCGAGTACCACTCCTACGAACTCGGCTGGTGGAGCGACCTGGTCGAGGAGGACGTCATCCAGAACGGCGCTATCGAGGTGCCCGAGAAGCCAGGGCTCGGTGTCACACTCGACATGGACGCCGTCGAGAAGCACATGGTCGACGGCGAGGAACTCTTCGACGAGGCGTAG
- a CDS encoding plastocyanin/azurin family copper-binding protein yields MGEHVSRRQFLRSLGGAGGLAATTSAAAAQDEQSTATVAMTDDLVYQPETVTVAPGTTVVWENVGNIAHTVTAYSEEIPENAPYFASGGPFDSEQAARAAYPDQGVIPGGETYEHTFETTGSFGYFCIPHESAGMIGTVEVTENPGAGGGGGGGSILPNSAKTLGVVATSVLVVVLGFAWAFVKYGGDYGDE; encoded by the coding sequence ATGGGAGAGCACGTCAGCCGACGGCAGTTCCTGCGGTCGCTGGGCGGCGCCGGCGGCCTCGCGGCCACAACGAGCGCGGCGGCGGCACAGGACGAACAGTCGACGGCCACCGTCGCGATGACCGACGACCTCGTCTACCAGCCGGAAACGGTGACCGTGGCTCCGGGAACGACCGTCGTCTGGGAGAACGTCGGGAACATCGCTCACACGGTGACCGCGTACAGCGAGGAGATTCCCGAGAACGCGCCGTACTTCGCGTCCGGGGGGCCCTTCGACTCCGAGCAGGCGGCCCGCGCCGCCTACCCGGACCAGGGCGTCATCCCCGGCGGCGAGACCTACGAGCACACGTTCGAGACGACGGGTTCGTTCGGCTACTTCTGTATTCCCCACGAGAGCGCGGGGATGATCGGGACCGTGGAGGTGACCGAGAATCCGGGTGCCGGCGGCGGTGGCGGCGGCGGGTCTATTCTCCCGAACAGCGCGAAGACGCTGGGTGTCGTCGCGACGTCGGTGCTCGTCGTGGTGCTCGGGTTCGCGTGGGCGTTCGTGAAGTACGGCGGCGACTACGGGGACGAATGA
- a CDS encoding DUF5787 family protein, with the protein MSVVSEFAFELRVCAWAERHWHPEAEQRRPCFVARQLGTRDRRWDTVIVEVDPERLAARANFGTERLDSDLLHVVRNAPADWAFYRDALPHPGYPWRYVREAVHRAADRGVVEKRRNGNRIELRRKWQYPDWVERIVAVENKPDLDASAADVLADQLERDVALSLADEVWLATEATDEDVEPALLREMPVEAGILAFDAADGEASVAWHPRSLDADAVGTRITDRPSGGEFDQSPAAFEYADAEWKAEKRLEIAERAYERGWRSYVDTMRPDCRHFGVRRAEHGYVPYCGAKECEPTASECSSSCSSLSPEPPAWRQKNWPLDGGPGKTIQRVLEERRQRQR; encoded by the coding sequence CTGTCGGTCGTGTCCGAGTTCGCGTTCGAACTCCGCGTCTGCGCGTGGGCGGAGCGACACTGGCACCCAGAGGCCGAACAGCGACGGCCGTGTTTCGTCGCGCGGCAACTCGGAACCCGGGACCGACGATGGGACACTGTCATCGTGGAAGTCGACCCGGAGAGGTTGGCCGCACGCGCGAACTTCGGAACCGAACGACTGGACTCGGACCTCCTGCACGTCGTCCGGAACGCGCCCGCGGACTGGGCGTTCTACCGGGACGCGCTCCCGCATCCAGGCTACCCGTGGCGGTACGTCCGCGAGGCGGTACACCGCGCGGCCGACCGCGGCGTCGTAGAGAAACGCCGGAACGGGAACCGCATCGAGTTGCGGCGGAAGTGGCAGTACCCCGACTGGGTAGAGCGCATCGTCGCCGTGGAGAACAAACCCGACCTCGACGCGTCCGCGGCGGACGTGCTCGCGGATCAGTTGGAACGCGACGTCGCGCTGTCCCTCGCCGACGAGGTGTGGCTGGCGACCGAAGCGACCGACGAGGACGTCGAACCAGCGTTGCTCCGCGAGATGCCCGTCGAGGCGGGAATTCTCGCGTTCGACGCGGCGGATGGCGAAGCGTCAGTGGCGTGGCACCCGCGGTCGCTCGACGCCGACGCGGTCGGCACGCGCATCACCGACCGACCGTCGGGCGGCGAATTCGACCAGTCGCCGGCCGCCTTCGAGTACGCCGACGCCGAGTGGAAGGCCGAGAAGCGCCTCGAAATAGCGGAGCGAGCGTACGAGCGGGGCTGGCGGTCGTACGTCGACACGATGCGCCCGGACTGCCGGCACTTCGGAGTGCGCCGGGCCGAACACGGCTACGTGCCGTACTGCGGGGCCAAAGAATGCGAGCCGACGGCGTCGGAGTGCTCGTCGTCGTGTTCGTCGCTCTCACCGGAACCGCCTGCGTGGCGCCAAAAGAACTGGCCACTCGATGGCGGCCCCGGGAAGACCATCCAGCGCGTGCTCGAGGAGCGGCGACAGCGACAGCGATAG
- a CDS encoding Na+/H+ antiporter NhaC family protein: protein MPPDTEQTADELHDDGNDIEFYGGRLVSALPLALFVAWAIFQSGVLQVSDTSGLVVGMLGALIVGMFFTKGSWASYANTIFEGMTQRVAATAIVAWLWAGMFAQLLQDGGFVQGLVWAADVANVTGSLFPAATFLLAALFATGIGTGYGTTIAFTGLFYPAGLLLGANPVLLFGSILSGAVFGDNLAPVSDTTIVSAVTQDADIGGVVASRFKYALVAAVPALLAYLIAGQLMPGATVSAGAGGGLDGNALGLIHVLSMATVIALAVSGRHIVEAISWGIVVALAFNVGSELLAEYTTLLADGLQRSPALLFQAPESAGLAREFAWLPFVALTDGTATVSGSLYDGALGFFPLIVLTLLIVAGARIMIRGGGFQAIQDVLLTRVATNVRRAEATMVFGTALVNAMITINTAAEIAIAPYVARVGERFNINGYRRANILDANTSALGYIFPWAGGVLVGFATMQGLVESSSYEWFTQSLVVSPIQVWPFVFHGWLLFATFVVAAFSGYGLEYITDRESEEVARV, encoded by the coding sequence ATGCCGCCAGACACTGAGCAAACGGCCGACGAACTACACGACGACGGCAACGACATCGAGTTCTACGGCGGTCGACTGGTCAGTGCACTGCCGCTCGCGCTGTTCGTCGCGTGGGCCATCTTCCAGAGCGGCGTCCTCCAGGTCAGCGACACCAGCGGCCTCGTCGTCGGCATGCTCGGCGCGCTCATCGTCGGCATGTTCTTCACGAAGGGGTCGTGGGCGTCGTACGCGAACACCATCTTCGAGGGGATGACCCAGCGCGTCGCCGCCACCGCCATCGTCGCGTGGCTCTGGGCCGGCATGTTCGCCCAGCTGCTCCAAGACGGCGGGTTCGTACAGGGCCTCGTCTGGGCCGCGGACGTCGCGAACGTCACCGGGTCGCTGTTCCCCGCGGCGACGTTCCTGCTCGCCGCGCTGTTCGCCACCGGCATCGGCACCGGGTACGGCACCACCATCGCGTTCACGGGGCTGTTCTACCCCGCCGGCCTGCTGCTCGGCGCGAACCCCGTGTTGTTGTTCGGTTCGATCCTCTCCGGTGCGGTGTTCGGTGACAACCTCGCGCCCGTCAGTGACACCACCATCGTCTCCGCGGTCACCCAGGACGCCGACATCGGCGGCGTCGTCGCGTCCCGCTTCAAGTACGCGCTGGTCGCCGCCGTCCCCGCGCTCCTCGCGTACCTCATCGCCGGGCAACTGATGCCGGGCGCCACCGTGAGCGCTGGCGCTGGCGGCGGACTCGACGGCAACGCCCTCGGCCTCATCCACGTCCTCTCGATGGCGACGGTCATCGCGCTCGCCGTCTCCGGCAGACACATCGTGGAAGCCATCTCGTGGGGCATCGTCGTCGCGCTCGCGTTCAACGTCGGCAGCGAACTGCTCGCCGAGTACACCACGCTGCTCGCTGACGGCCTCCAACGTAGTCCCGCGCTCCTCTTCCAGGCGCCGGAGAGCGCCGGCCTCGCGCGTGAGTTCGCGTGGCTGCCGTTCGTCGCACTGACCGACGGCACCGCCACAGTCTCCGGGAGTCTCTACGATGGTGCGCTCGGCTTCTTCCCGCTCATCGTGCTCACGCTCCTCATCGTCGCCGGGGCGCGCATCATGATTCGCGGCGGGGGCTTCCAGGCAATTCAGGACGTTCTGCTCACCCGGGTCGCCACGAACGTTCGGCGCGCGGAGGCGACGATGGTGTTCGGCACGGCGCTCGTCAACGCCATGATCACCATCAACACCGCCGCCGAGATCGCCATCGCGCCGTACGTCGCTCGGGTCGGCGAACGGTTCAACATCAACGGCTACCGGCGCGCGAACATCCTGGACGCGAACACGAGCGCGCTCGGCTACATCTTCCCGTGGGCTGGCGGCGTGCTCGTCGGGTTCGCGACGATGCAGGGGCTCGTCGAGAGCTCCAGCTACGAGTGGTTTACGCAGTCGCTGGTCGTGAGCCCCATCCAGGTGTGGCCGTTCGTGTTCCACGGCTGGCTGCTGTTCGCGACGTTCGTTGTCGCCGCGTTCTCGGGGTACGGGCTCGAGTACATCACTGACCGCGAATCAGAGGAGGTGGCGCGCGTATGA
- a CDS encoding uS10/mL48 family ribosomal protein: MTFVTKLSLKSGDRAALDGVVSDIKQTCTRKGAEMKGPHSDSPLEERVPIYARLDGRADPANSTWHYTVYRRRIEIHGHDDLARSVMERDFPESVHVEAELEQVKPLGSSA, from the coding sequence ATGACCTTCGTGACCAAACTCTCCCTCAAGAGTGGGGACCGGGCAGCGCTCGACGGTGTCGTCTCCGACATCAAGCAGACGTGCACTCGAAAGGGCGCCGAGATGAAGGGTCCGCACTCGGACTCCCCCCTCGAGGAACGCGTCCCCATCTACGCGCGCCTCGACGGGCGAGCGGATCCGGCGAACAGCACCTGGCACTACACGGTGTACCGCCGACGAATCGAGATCCACGGCCACGACGATCTCGCACGCTCCGTCATGGAGCGAGACTTCCCTGAAAGCGTCCACGTCGAGGCCGAACTCGAACAGGTCAAGCCACTGGGTTCGTCCGCGTAG